A stretch of Rhinopithecus roxellana isolate Shanxi Qingling chromosome 12, ASM756505v1, whole genome shotgun sequence DNA encodes these proteins:
- the EVA1B gene encoding protein eva-1 homolog B, whose amino-acid sequence MDAPRRDMELLSNSLAAYAHIRANPESFGLYFVLGVCFGLLLTLCLLVISISWAPRPRPRGPAQRRDPRSSTLEPEDDDEDEEDTVTRLGPDDTLPGPELSAEPDGPLSVNVFTSAEELERAQRLEERERILREIWRTGQPDLLGTGTLGPSPTATGAGTLGRMHYY is encoded by the exons ATGGATGCCCCGCGAAGGGACATGGAGTTGCTCAGCAACAGCCTGGCTGCCTACGCGCACATCCGCG CCAACCCCGAGAGCTTCGGTCTCTACTTCGTGCTGGGCGTCTGCTTCGGCCTGCTGCTCACCCTCTGCCTGCTCGTCATCAGCATCTCGTGGGCGCCCCGCCCGCGGCCCAGGGGCCCGGCTCAGCGCCGGGACCCCCGCAGCAGCACCCTGGAGCCTGAGGACGACGACGAGGACGAGGAGGACACGGTGACGCGGCTGGGCCCCGACGACACGCTGCCGGGCCCCGAGCTGTCCGCGGAGCCCGACGGGCCCCTCAGTGTCAACGTCTTCACATCGGCGGAGGAGCTGGAACGGGCGCAGCGGCTGGAGGAGCGTGAGAGGATCCTGCGGGAGATCTGGCGCACCGGGCAGCCAGACCTGCTGGGCACAGGCACGCTGGGGCCCAGCCCCACGGCCACGGGCGCAGGCACCCTGGGCCGCATGCACTATTACTGA